The following proteins are encoded in a genomic region of Clostridium kluyveri:
- a CDS encoding SMI1/KNR4 family protein: MKGLIDFNALISTLDGLKLQKLDCEGKSIEVRFELNEPANIDDIMNVERELGVKLPDSYKEFLKNYNGARIFDYDGLDGFIILGTKDIPKVNKFAKATFEDDWLESIIIFAKYIGESNYLGFDGSKDESEYAVIDCFFEELPEDWSQIAINFDDFLEKVVEQQGKKFWLS, from the coding sequence ATGAAAGGATTAATTGATTTTAACGCATTAATTAGCACATTAGATGGATTAAAGTTACAAAAATTAGATTGCGAGGGGAAAAGCATTGAAGTAAGGTTTGAGTTAAATGAACCAGCAAATATAGATGACATAATGAATGTTGAGAGAGAATTGGGAGTAAAGTTACCCGACTCATACAAGGAATTCTTAAAGAATTATAATGGTGCACGTATATTTGATTATGATGGTTTAGATGGGTTTATAATATTAGGAACAAAAGATATTCCTAAGGTAAATAAATTCGCTAAAGCTACATTTGAAGATGATTGGCTCGAAAGTATAATTATATTTGCAAAATATATTGGAGAAAGCAATTATTTGGGCTTTGATGGCTCCAAGGATGAAAGTGAGTACGCGGTTATCGATTGCTTTTTCGAAGAACTTCCAGAGGATTGGTCTCAAATAGCTATTAATTTTGACGATTTTCTTGAAAAAGTTGTAGAGCAACAAGGAAAAAAGTTCTGGTTGAGTTAA